A genome region from Archaeoglobus fulgidus DSM 4304 includes the following:
- the hxlA gene encoding 3-hexulose-6-phosphate synthase: MERPILQVALDLLELKRAIEIAGEAIEGGADWLEAGTPLIKSEGMNAIRELKKHYRGHKVLADMKTIDTGAIEVEMAAKSGADIVIILALSDDDTIAEAIRAARKYGCEVMADLINVPDPASRAKEVEELGVDYLNVHVGIDQQMKGLDPLEVLKDVVDSVSIPVAAAGGLDAERAAACVSMGASIVIVGSNIVKSRNVTESARKVREAIDRAAEKGGVEVRRKSLDEEIRELLMRVSTPNVSDAMHRAKAMDGVYPLVRGKKIVGKAVTVSTMDGDWAKPVEAINVAGEGDVLVIKVSGDTAAVWGELATRSCINRKIAGVIIDGAVRDVDDIRELGFPLFARKEVPNAGEPKGFGEINVKVICGGVEVNPGDWIIADDNGVMVIPKRRAYEIARRAMEVKKSEDRIRGEIEEKGRTLADVVELYKWEKVQ; the protein is encoded by the coding sequence ATGGAAAGACCCATACTTCAGGTCGCCCTCGACCTCCTCGAGCTTAAAAGGGCGATTGAAATTGCGGGGGAGGCAATAGAGGGTGGGGCGGACTGGCTCGAGGCTGGAACGCCTTTAATCAAAAGCGAGGGGATGAACGCGATAAGGGAGCTCAAGAAACACTACAGGGGACACAAGGTCCTAGCAGACATGAAGACTATCGATACGGGAGCGATTGAGGTGGAGATGGCAGCAAAGAGCGGTGCTGACATTGTAATCATCCTCGCGTTGTCTGATGATGACACAATCGCCGAGGCGATAAGGGCCGCAAGGAAGTACGGCTGCGAGGTTATGGCTGACCTCATTAATGTCCCTGACCCTGCCAGCAGGGCGAAGGAGGTCGAGGAGCTCGGTGTTGATTACCTTAACGTTCACGTCGGTATCGACCAGCAGATGAAAGGGCTGGACCCGCTTGAGGTTTTGAAGGACGTTGTTGACAGTGTTTCCATTCCCGTCGCTGCTGCAGGAGGTCTGGATGCTGAAAGAGCCGCAGCATGCGTTTCCATGGGGGCGAGCATAGTCATAGTGGGAAGCAACATCGTGAAATCAAGGAACGTGACGGAGTCTGCCAGAAAAGTGAGGGAGGCTATTGACAGGGCGGCTGAAAAAGGTGGTGTGGAGGTAAGGAGAAAGAGCCTCGACGAGGAGATAAGGGAGCTGCTGATGCGAGTCTCTACACCCAATGTGAGCGATGCTATGCACAGAGCTAAAGCCATGGACGGCGTTTATCCGCTTGTAAGGGGAAAGAAGATTGTAGGAAAGGCTGTTACCGTAAGCACGATGGATGGTGACTGGGCCAAGCCGGTTGAGGCTATAAACGTTGCTGGAGAGGGAGATGTGCTGGTCATCAAGGTTTCAGGCGATACTGCGGCGGTATGGGGAGAGCTTGCCACGAGGAGCTGCATAAACAGGAAGATTGCGGGTGTAATAATCGATGGAGCTGTCAGAGATGTGGATGACATAAGGGAGCTTGGATTTCCGCTTTTCGCCAGAAAGGAGGTTCCCAACGCAGGTGAGCCAAAGGGATTCGGGGAGATTAATGTCAAGGTTATCTGCGGCGGCGTTGAGGTAAACCCCGGAGACTGGATTATAGCGGACGACAACGGTGTTATGGTGATTCCGAAGCGGAGGGCTTACGAGATCGCGAGAAGGGCAATGGAGGTCAAGAAGTCTGAGGACAGGATAAGGGGGGAGATAGAGGAGAAGGGCAGGACGCTCGCGGACGTGGTGGAGCTATACAAGTGGGAGAAGGTTCAGTGA
- a CDS encoding RtcB family protein — MEGILKKITDYKWELPKSYKPGMRVPAYFYISRKLMQILEKDAVEQAANVATMPGIQVASLVMPDVHVGYGFPIGGVAGFDVNEGVVSPGGVGFDINCGVRLLRSNLNVEDVKPLIKKLIDELFVAVPSGVGSEGRLRVSDRELDEIFVEGARWAVENGYGYERDLKHCEEEGALEGARPEVVSKKARDRGRPQLGTLGSGNHFLEVQYVDKVFDEKVAAKFGIEEGMVTVMIHCGSRGLGHQVCTDFLEVLDRAVKKYGIKLPDRQLACAPINSKEGQDYFAGMAASANYAWCNRQIIAHWVRETFQKVMGMSEDDLGMELVYDVAHNIAKFEEHRVDGKKMKLCVHRKGATRAFGPGLKEVPEDYRDVGQPVLIPGSMGTPSYILVGTEKAMEETFGSTCHGSGRVMSRAAAKRKLRGNVVKQNLERKGIYVRATHGALLAEEAPEAYKLSDDVVDVVHRAGISKLVARLRPLGVAKG; from the coding sequence ATGGAGGGCATTTTGAAGAAGATTACGGATTACAAGTGGGAACTACCGAAGAGTTACAAGCCTGGAATGAGGGTTCCCGCTTACTTTTACATAAGCAGGAAGCTGATGCAAATTCTTGAAAAGGATGCGGTTGAGCAGGCTGCAAACGTTGCGACAATGCCCGGAATACAGGTGGCATCGCTCGTCATGCCAGATGTTCACGTTGGCTACGGCTTCCCCATCGGTGGGGTTGCCGGGTTTGATGTTAACGAGGGAGTGGTCTCACCCGGAGGAGTGGGCTTTGACATAAACTGCGGTGTAAGGCTTTTGAGGAGCAATTTGAATGTTGAGGATGTCAAACCGCTAATCAAAAAGCTGATAGACGAGCTATTCGTTGCTGTGCCTTCGGGAGTGGGCAGCGAGGGTAGGCTGAGGGTAAGTGATAGAGAGCTTGACGAGATTTTTGTTGAAGGCGCGAGATGGGCTGTTGAGAACGGCTACGGATACGAGAGGGACTTGAAGCACTGCGAGGAGGAGGGAGCTTTGGAGGGAGCGAGGCCAGAGGTTGTGAGCAAGAAGGCGAGGGACAGAGGAAGGCCACAGCTCGGCACTCTCGGCAGCGGAAACCACTTCCTTGAGGTTCAGTATGTTGATAAGGTCTTTGATGAGAAGGTTGCGGCAAAGTTCGGAATCGAGGAGGGAATGGTTACGGTGATGATACACTGCGGAAGCAGGGGGCTGGGACATCAGGTCTGCACAGACTTCCTTGAGGTTCTCGACAGAGCTGTTAAAAAGTATGGAATAAAGCTGCCAGACAGGCAGCTTGCATGCGCCCCGATAAACAGCAAAGAGGGGCAGGATTACTTCGCAGGCATGGCTGCATCTGCCAACTACGCATGGTGCAACAGGCAGATTATCGCCCACTGGGTGAGAGAGACCTTCCAGAAGGTAATGGGGATGAGCGAGGATGACTTGGGCATGGAGCTTGTTTATGATGTGGCCCACAACATAGCGAAGTTCGAGGAGCACAGGGTTGATGGCAAGAAGATGAAGCTCTGCGTCCACAGGAAGGGAGCTACAAGAGCTTTCGGGCCGGGACTGAAGGAGGTTCCGGAGGACTACAGGGATGTTGGACAGCCTGTCCTCATTCCGGGCAGCATGGGAACGCCGAGCTACATCCTCGTCGGGACGGAGAAGGCCATGGAAGAGACTTTCGGCTCAACCTGCCACGGCAGCGGGAGGGTTATGAGCAGGGCTGCTGCAAAAAGAAAGCTGAGGGGCAACGTTGTGAAGCAGAATCTCGAAAGAAAGGGAATTTATGTCAGAGCGACGCACGGAGCTTTGCTGGCTGAGGAAGCGCCTGAGGCATACAAGCTCAGCGACGATGTTGTCGATGTAGTCCACAGAGCGGGCATTTCAAAGCTTGTGGCGAGGCTGAGGCCCTTAGGCGTTGCTAAAGGGTAA
- a CDS encoding alpha/beta fold hydrolase has translation MPYADNGVKIYYEVEDGGEPAIVFVHGWTANMNFWREQREYFKGKHRMLFIDNRGHGKSDKPFNRSFYEFDNFVSDLHAAVKDASFDRFVLVGHSFGTMISMRYCVEHPGRVEALVLIGGGARIQSLHRYGYPIGRLFATLAYGISARIIANMAFGRKAGELRDWGLKEALENTPKHAALNTLWTLTTVDLRDIAREIEKPTLIVVGKEDALLPVSKSEELSRLIKNSKMVIVPDAGHCVMLEQPEIVNRVLEEFIHTFSAMLIRA, from the coding sequence ATGCCGTATGCTGACAACGGTGTTAAAATTTACTACGAGGTTGAGGATGGAGGAGAGCCGGCAATCGTTTTCGTTCACGGATGGACCGCCAACATGAATTTCTGGAGGGAGCAGAGGGAGTACTTCAAAGGCAAACACAGAATGCTTTTCATCGACAACAGAGGACACGGAAAGTCGGACAAGCCCTTCAACAGGAGCTTTTACGAGTTCGATAACTTCGTTTCCGACTTGCATGCCGCGGTTAAGGATGCGAGTTTTGACAGATTCGTGCTCGTTGGGCACTCCTTCGGAACAATGATTTCGATGAGGTACTGCGTGGAGCATCCTGGGAGGGTTGAAGCGCTTGTTTTGATAGGGGGTGGTGCGAGAATCCAGTCCCTGCACCGCTACGGCTACCCAATTGGAAGGCTTTTCGCTACATTGGCTTACGGAATCTCCGCAAGAATCATAGCAAACATGGCCTTCGGGAGAAAGGCTGGAGAGCTGAGGGATTGGGGGCTGAAGGAGGCACTGGAAAACACTCCCAAACATGCAGCCCTTAACACTCTCTGGACTCTGACTACAGTGGATTTAAGGGACATTGCGAGAGAAATAGAGAAACCGACGCTGATAGTTGTCGGAAAGGAGGACGCACTGCTCCCCGTAAGCAAGTCGGAGGAGCTTTCGAGGCTGATAAAGAATTCAAAGATGGTGATCGTTCCCGATGCCGGACACTGCGTGATGCTTGAGCAGCCTGAAATCGTTAACAGGGTTTTGGAGGAGTTCATACACACGTTTTCGGCGATGCTTATCAGAGCCTGA
- a CDS encoding FGGY family carbohydrate kinase has protein sequence MIGVIDAGTTTIKLAVYDEDKLVAIKKEPVVKHNPKPGWVEIDAEDLARKCVSFADTAIDEYGVEVIAITNQRTTAVLWDGKTGRPVFNALGWQDMRANALAEEMNRDSTIRMARTAGMIARGVVKLLPTLKNKRRVKWLITLSRLSIRPNHTSVKLCWMLRELGEKKEKYDLKAGTVDSWLVYRLTGEHLTDYSNAAATGLYDSYYLRWSEPILKIVGADEEMLPKTLESDRIFGEYRNVPVTGVIADQSASLYALGCWEEGDIKATNGTGTFVDLNVGEEPQASPGGLLPLIAWKLKSEMRYMMEGMLFYSGSAVEKLKEIGIYDDVSKTSEMAFRSKNDDMLLIPSFTGLATPHYVSVPGLLYGISNAMTREDIVKALLESIAFRIAEIVEIMRKEFPYETDRIRCDGEMSSNDFFLQRIADVTGLKVERGAVLSGTSFGAHLVAGRALGKWKKDFCMPFDKVFEPSLDLSEKYRRWKRLLEISKKLKV, from the coding sequence ATGATTGGGGTAATCGATGCGGGAACAACAACGATAAAGCTTGCCGTTTACGATGAGGATAAACTTGTAGCGATCAAAAAGGAGCCGGTTGTCAAGCACAATCCAAAGCCGGGATGGGTTGAGATCGATGCAGAGGATTTAGCGAGGAAGTGTGTGAGCTTCGCTGACACAGCCATTGACGAGTATGGTGTTGAGGTAATTGCCATAACCAACCAGCGAACCACCGCAGTTCTGTGGGATGGTAAAACGGGCAGGCCAGTCTTCAATGCCCTTGGATGGCAGGACATGAGGGCCAACGCTCTTGCTGAGGAGATGAACAGAGACTCTACCATCAGGATGGCAAGGACTGCTGGAATGATTGCGAGAGGGGTGGTGAAGCTGCTTCCAACGCTGAAAAACAAGAGAAGGGTTAAGTGGCTCATCACACTCTCCCGCCTCTCAATCCGCCCCAACCACACCAGCGTGAAGCTCTGCTGGATGCTGAGGGAGCTTGGAGAGAAAAAGGAGAAGTATGATCTGAAAGCTGGAACCGTTGACAGCTGGCTTGTATACAGGCTGACAGGTGAGCATCTTACAGATTACTCCAATGCTGCTGCTACAGGCCTCTACGACTCCTACTACCTGCGGTGGAGCGAGCCCATTCTAAAAATTGTTGGAGCAGATGAGGAAATGCTTCCGAAAACCCTCGAAAGCGACAGAATCTTTGGAGAGTACAGAAATGTGCCAGTCACTGGAGTCATCGCCGACCAATCCGCCTCCCTCTACGCCCTCGGATGCTGGGAGGAGGGAGACATCAAGGCCACCAACGGAACCGGAACCTTCGTCGACCTCAATGTTGGAGAAGAGCCCCAAGCCTCTCCCGGAGGTTTGCTTCCCCTCATAGCGTGGAAGCTGAAGTCGGAAATGAGATACATGATGGAGGGGATGCTCTTCTACAGCGGTTCTGCCGTGGAGAAGCTGAAGGAAATCGGCATCTACGATGATGTTTCTAAAACTTCAGAAATGGCCTTCAGGTCGAAGAATGACGACATGCTGCTCATCCCCTCCTTCACCGGCCTCGCAACTCCCCACTACGTCTCGGTTCCCGGCTTGCTTTACGGGATATCCAACGCCATGACGAGGGAGGATATAGTGAAAGCCCTGCTCGAATCCATAGCCTTCAGAATAGCCGAAATCGTCGAGATTATGCGGAAGGAGTTTCCCTACGAAACTGACAGAATCAGATGCGACGGAGAGATGTCCTCCAACGACTTCTTCCTGCAGAGAATTGCCGACGTTACAGGCTTGAAAGTTGAGAGGGGGGCAGTGCTTTCGGGAACTTCTTTCGGGGCGCACCTCGTTGCTGGGAGGGCTTTGGGCAAGTGGAAAAAGGACTTCTGCATGCCCTTCGATAAAGTTTTCGAACCCTCTTTGGATTTATCGGAGAAGTACAGAAGGTGGAAGAGGCTGCTTGAAATATCGAAAAAGCTTAAGGTGTGA
- a CDS encoding (Fe-S)-binding protein, with the protein MINPKVITRILANTDLKTKMRLAKVVPKLGKSDDVTKCMLCPNMCLHVCPVFDAERRLTVSPSVKSRLAYLGETEEAIYHCLPCDACKNACPMDISVNDNLRGYRGGERAMKAIERFEKSMRKVEVEPRDGKILYFPGCSTFESGLFDVTVEVLEKLGVDFAVKNLECCGMPYYELGLVDKFRGKISSLKDAAAKYEGVISNCPHCVHVMRENGIKAAHLLAVLKPVKIGGDVSYHDPCILARKLDIVEEPRRLLAEMGFVVHEPVFNGKDTHCCGYGGVYRFVVPEMAEKVAERRMEHFEHQIVTLCPSCRMALKAKDIVEIIAEGL; encoded by the coding sequence GTGATAAATCCGAAGGTCATAACGAGAATTCTGGCCAACACCGACCTGAAGACGAAAATGAGGCTGGCAAAGGTGGTTCCAAAGCTCGGCAAGTCTGATGACGTGACGAAGTGCATGCTCTGCCCGAACATGTGCCTCCATGTCTGTCCAGTATTTGACGCTGAAAGAAGGCTGACCGTCTCACCTTCCGTGAAATCGAGGCTCGCCTACCTCGGTGAAACGGAAGAGGCCATTTACCACTGCCTTCCGTGTGATGCCTGCAAAAATGCCTGTCCCATGGATATAAGCGTGAACGACAATCTCAGGGGTTACAGGGGAGGGGAGAGGGCTATGAAGGCCATAGAGAGGTTTGAGAAGTCCATGAGAAAAGTGGAGGTTGAGCCAAGAGACGGGAAAATCCTATACTTCCCCGGCTGCAGCACCTTTGAGAGTGGTCTCTTCGACGTAACAGTTGAGGTTCTGGAGAAGCTCGGCGTTGATTTTGCCGTTAAAAACCTCGAATGCTGCGGAATGCCCTACTACGAACTCGGCTTGGTTGATAAGTTCAGGGGGAAGATTTCAAGTCTCAAGGATGCTGCAGCGAAGTATGAGGGGGTTATCAGCAACTGTCCGCACTGCGTTCACGTAATGAGGGAGAACGGAATAAAGGCTGCCCACCTTCTGGCTGTTCTCAAGCCCGTAAAGATTGGCGGGGATGTGTCCTACCACGACCCATGCATTCTTGCAAGGAAGCTGGACATTGTTGAGGAACCAAGAAGGCTGCTCGCAGAGATGGGCTTTGTTGTCCACGAGCCGGTGTTCAATGGTAAAGACACGCACTGCTGCGGTTACGGCGGGGTTTACAGATTTGTCGTACCAGAAATGGCGGAAAAAGTTGCGGAGAGGAGGATGGAGCACTTTGAGCATCAAATCGTGACTCTCTGCCCCTCGTGCAGGATGGCGCTGAAGGCAAAGGATATTGTTGAGATTATAGCTGAGGGCCTATGA
- a CDS encoding FAD-binding oxidoreductase, with amino-acid sequence MIAIEKALEEIRAAGIAVSTNMEDRIAYCKDYNPLHLPKLLRREFSAMPDAVVFPKSTEEVSVILKVANTYGIPVYVFGGGSGVIDAATPYEGGIALSTLSLDQIEIDEENMVVRAGAGVVGGRLEKILNHRGFTLRHSPQSLYCSTVGGWVATAASGQFSTGYGNIENLLVSLTAVLPDGEVVTERATPRRAGPDLKKIFVGSEGLLGVVTEAVMKIFPLPEEFLTLSVEYDGIGEAVRDAKALMQLRPALMRIFDDEESLRYFDSESFTLIAVFEGRAASAKLKEARNLVRGRLVEGRAEKWLEKRFDVSDISRIVPLGFIFDTIEVACFWKDAERVYSEVLKAIRSVEGTVTASAHASHFYESGLCFYFTFAGLPADIESYYFEVWRRAIEASLKNGGNLTHHHGVGRLRKRWLSAEIGGYYPLLRDLKSVLDRRNILNRGVML; translated from the coding sequence GTGATAGCCATCGAAAAAGCTCTTGAGGAAATCAGGGCTGCTGGGATAGCGGTCTCCACAAACATGGAGGACAGAATTGCCTACTGCAAGGACTACAATCCCCTTCACCTTCCCAAGCTGCTCAGGCGAGAGTTTTCTGCAATGCCTGACGCTGTTGTTTTCCCGAAGAGCACTGAGGAGGTTTCAGTCATTCTCAAGGTCGCAAACACCTACGGCATACCTGTGTACGTTTTCGGCGGTGGGAGCGGGGTTATAGATGCAGCAACTCCCTACGAGGGGGGAATAGCTCTCTCCACGCTCTCCCTCGACCAGATAGAGATTGATGAGGAGAACATGGTTGTTAGAGCGGGAGCTGGGGTTGTTGGGGGAAGGCTGGAGAAGATTCTGAACCATCGGGGCTTCACGCTCCGCCACTCTCCCCAGAGCCTCTACTGCTCGACCGTTGGCGGCTGGGTTGCTACGGCAGCGAGCGGGCAGTTCTCAACTGGCTACGGCAACATCGAGAACCTTCTTGTCTCCCTAACGGCTGTTCTCCCGGATGGTGAAGTGGTTACGGAGAGGGCAACTCCCAGAAGGGCTGGGCCCGATTTAAAGAAAATTTTTGTGGGAAGCGAGGGGCTGCTCGGTGTTGTTACCGAAGCGGTAATGAAGATTTTTCCATTGCCGGAAGAGTTTCTAACGCTCTCAGTCGAATACGATGGTATTGGTGAGGCTGTGAGGGATGCAAAGGCTTTGATGCAGCTAAGACCAGCTCTCATGAGAATTTTCGACGATGAGGAGAGTCTGAGGTACTTCGACTCGGAAAGCTTCACTCTGATAGCGGTTTTCGAGGGAAGGGCTGCGTCTGCAAAGCTGAAGGAGGCCAGAAATCTCGTTAGGGGAAGGTTGGTTGAGGGAAGGGCGGAGAAGTGGCTTGAGAAGAGGTTCGACGTTTCGGATATAAGCCGAATCGTCCCCCTCGGCTTCATCTTCGACACCATAGAGGTTGCGTGCTTCTGGAAGGATGCGGAGAGAGTTTACTCAGAGGTTTTGAAGGCCATAAGGAGCGTTGAGGGAACAGTCACAGCCTCAGCCCACGCATCGCACTTCTACGAGAGCGGTTTGTGCTTCTACTTCACCTTTGCCGGTTTGCCGGCAGACATAGAGAGCTACTACTTTGAAGTATGGAGGAGGGCCATCGAGGCTTCGCTGAAGAACGGTGGGAATCTGACGCACCACCACGGCGTGGGGAGGTTGAGGAAGAGGTGGCTTTCGGCAGAGATTGGGGGATACTATCCTCTGCTGAGAGACCTGAAGAGCGTTCTGGACAGGAGGAACATCCTCAACAGGGGGGTGATGCTGTGA
- a CDS encoding YbjQ family protein, translating into MEKEIIITTTETVPQREVAEILGVVFGNTVRAKHVGKDILAGLKNIVGGEIEEYTEMLRDARMEALNRMIKEAKKLGADAVVNVRFTTSQTMAGAAELLAYGTAVRLR; encoded by the coding sequence ATGGAGAAGGAGATAATAATTACAACAACCGAAACAGTTCCGCAGCGTGAGGTTGCTGAGATTCTGGGAGTGGTTTTCGGAAACACAGTCAGGGCGAAGCATGTCGGTAAGGACATTCTGGCGGGTCTGAAGAACATAGTTGGAGGGGAGATAGAGGAGTACACGGAAATGCTGAGGGATGCAAGGATGGAGGCTCTGAACAGGATGATTAAGGAGGCCAAAAAGCTCGGCGCTGATGCAGTGGTAAACGTTCGATTCACAACTTCACAAACAATGGCTGGAGCTGCTGAACTTCTCGCCTACGGAACGGCTGTGAGGCTGAGGTGA
- the gpsA gene encoding NAD(P)H-dependent glycerol-3-phosphate dehydrogenase yields the protein MIVSILGAGAMGSALSVPLVDNGNEVRIWGTEFDTEILKSISAGREHPRLGVKLNGVEIFWPEQLEKCLENAEVVLLGVSTDGVLPVMSRILPYLKDQYIVLISKGLIDFDNSVLTVPEAVWRLKHDLRERTVAITGPAIAREVAKRMPTTVVFSSPSESSANKMKEIFETEYFGVEVTTDIIGTEITSALKNVYSIAIAWIRGYESRKNVEMSNAKGVIATRAINEMAELIEILGGDRETAFGLSGFGDLIATFRGGRNGMLGELLGKGLSIDEAMEELERRGVGVVEGYKTAEKAYRLSSKINADTKLLDSIYRVLYEGLKVEEVLFELATFK from the coding sequence ATGATTGTTTCGATACTGGGAGCGGGTGCAATGGGCTCAGCCCTCTCCGTCCCGCTCGTAGATAACGGCAACGAAGTGAGAATCTGGGGGACCGAGTTCGATACGGAGATTTTAAAATCAATCTCAGCCGGCAGAGAGCATCCAAGGCTTGGTGTAAAGCTCAATGGCGTGGAAATTTTCTGGCCAGAGCAGCTTGAAAAATGTTTGGAGAATGCAGAGGTTGTACTTCTGGGTGTTAGCACGGATGGCGTGCTGCCCGTAATGAGCAGAATTCTCCCGTATCTCAAGGACCAGTACATCGTACTCATCTCTAAAGGGCTGATTGATTTTGATAACAGTGTTCTGACGGTTCCCGAAGCTGTATGGAGGTTAAAGCACGATTTGAGGGAAAGGACTGTGGCGATAACCGGGCCCGCTATTGCAAGAGAGGTGGCGAAACGCATGCCCACAACCGTTGTTTTCAGCAGCCCATCCGAAAGCTCGGCCAATAAAATGAAAGAAATCTTTGAGACAGAGTACTTTGGCGTTGAAGTAACAACAGACATAATTGGCACGGAAATAACCTCCGCCCTCAAAAACGTTTATTCCATAGCCATTGCATGGATAAGGGGCTACGAGAGCAGAAAAAACGTTGAGATGAGCAATGCAAAGGGAGTGATTGCAACGAGAGCCATAAACGAGATGGCAGAGCTGATAGAGATTCTCGGAGGGGATAGAGAGACCGCCTTTGGCCTTTCCGGATTTGGAGACCTCATCGCAACCTTCAGGGGAGGAAGGAACGGGATGCTGGGAGAGCTGCTTGGAAAGGGGCTTAGCATCGATGAGGCGATGGAGGAGCTTGAGAGGAGAGGAGTTGGTGTGGTTGAGGGCTACAAAACGGCAGAGAAAGCATACAGGCTGTCCAGCAAAATAAATGCAGACACAAAGCTGCTCGACAGCATCTACAGAGTCCTTTATGAAGGACTGAAGGTTGAGGAAGTGCTGTTTGAACTCGCTACATTTAAATAA
- a CDS encoding DUF2116 family Zn-ribbon domain-containing protein, with product MPGIVPHRHCVVCGKAIEPDQQVCSDECGEILNKERKRQRNFMILMFGILILLLVMMWLPYFKI from the coding sequence ATGCCCGGCATCGTCCCTCACAGGCACTGCGTGGTTTGTGGCAAGGCCATTGAGCCTGACCAGCAGGTTTGCAGCGATGAGTGTGGAGAGATACTCAACAAAGAGAGGAAGAGGCAGAGGAACTTCATGATTCTGATGTTCGGAATTCTGATTCTGCTGCTTGTGATGATGTGGCTGCCCTATTTTAAGATTTAA
- the purF gene encoding amidophosphoribosyltransferase, giving the protein MCGVVGIYHPDGELAPRLAYYSLFSLQHRGQESAGIASFDNHIRQKRGMGLVTEVFNDEDFELLAGKSVIGHVRYSTTGRSRLENAQPFVVKSKAGYIAVAHNGNLVNYSQLRNELENEGRVFTTDSDTEVISQLLSKFLIEEGDIINALERLNESLVGSYTMTMLVDDAVIGYRDPLGFKPLCVGRIDDGYVICSESCAIDALGGEFIRDVQPGKAAIIKDGELEFVKIAKSERRAVCIFEYIYFARPDSIIDGISVYKARSEMGKVLARESPVEADFVSAVPDSGITAAIGYAQESGLPYFEGLIKNRYVGRTFIMPVQSLRETSVRLKVNVVRENVRGRRVVLVDDSIVRGTTSRRIVQMIKDAGAKEVHMRIGSPPIIAPCYFGIDMKSREELIAASHTVEEIGRIFGTDSLAYLSLEGLLEAVRRAGGKRGYCLACLTSKYPVSVPGEECEC; this is encoded by the coding sequence ATGTGTGGGGTTGTAGGTATATACCATCCTGACGGGGAGCTTGCTCCCCGACTCGCCTACTATTCTCTCTTCTCCCTTCAGCATCGCGGTCAGGAGTCGGCAGGTATCGCGTCCTTTGACAACCACATAAGGCAGAAGAGGGGCATGGGCCTCGTCACCGAGGTTTTCAACGACGAGGACTTTGAGCTGCTTGCAGGCAAATCGGTAATCGGCCACGTCAGATACTCAACGACCGGTAGGTCGAGACTTGAGAACGCTCAGCCTTTCGTCGTCAAATCAAAGGCGGGATACATAGCTGTAGCACATAACGGAAACCTCGTTAACTACTCTCAGCTGAGAAACGAGCTGGAAAACGAGGGAAGGGTTTTCACAACCGATTCAGATACCGAGGTAATTTCCCAGCTGCTCTCAAAGTTTCTGATCGAGGAAGGGGACATCATAAATGCTCTTGAAAGGCTGAACGAATCACTTGTGGGCAGCTACACCATGACCATGCTCGTTGACGATGCGGTGATAGGCTACCGCGACCCTCTCGGCTTCAAGCCGCTGTGCGTTGGAAGGATTGATGATGGTTATGTGATATGCAGCGAAAGCTGCGCAATCGATGCTCTCGGTGGAGAGTTTATAAGAGACGTACAGCCTGGGAAAGCGGCGATTATAAAAGATGGTGAGCTTGAGTTCGTAAAAATCGCCAAATCGGAGAGGAGAGCTGTTTGCATTTTCGAGTACATATACTTCGCCCGCCCGGACTCAATAATTGACGGAATAAGCGTTTACAAAGCGAGAAGCGAGATGGGAAAGGTTCTGGCGAGGGAGTCTCCTGTCGAAGCTGACTTCGTTTCAGCTGTACCCGACAGCGGAATAACCGCGGCAATAGGCTACGCTCAGGAATCAGGGCTGCCTTACTTTGAGGGCTTGATAAAGAACAGATACGTGGGCAGGACTTTCATAATGCCGGTTCAGAGTCTAAGGGAGACGTCAGTGAGGCTGAAGGTAAACGTCGTCAGGGAGAACGTGAGGGGGAGGAGGGTTGTGCTGGTTGACGACAGCATAGTGAGAGGGACCACCTCAAGGAGAATCGTGCAGATGATAAAAGACGCGGGAGCAAAGGAGGTGCACATGAGAATCGGCAGCCCCCCAATCATAGCCCCGTGCTACTTCGGAATAGACATGAAATCGAGGGAGGAGCTGATAGCCGCCAGCCATACCGTTGAGGAGATAGGGAGAATTTTCGGAACGGATAGCCTCGCCTACCTGAGCCTGGAAGGTCTTCTCGAAGCGGTTAGGAGGGCGGGTGGAAAGAGGGGATACTGCCTTGCCTGTCTGACCTCCAAATACCCCGTTTCAGTGCCTGGAGAGGAGTGTGAGTGTTAA
- a CDS encoding 50S ribosomal protein L37e, with amino-acid sequence MSDGTAAMGKKGRKRVHIRCRRCGRHSFHRRKGYCAACGFGRSKRLRSYNWVRKKKNRT; translated from the coding sequence ATGTCGGACGGAACGGCTGCGATGGGTAAGAAGGGCAGAAAGAGAGTTCATATCAGGTGCAGAAGGTGTGGAAGGCACTCATTCCACAGAAGAAAGGGTTATTGCGCTGCATGTGGGTTCGGAAGGAGCAAGAGGCTTAGAAGCTACAACTGGGTTAGAAAGAAGAAAAACAGAACGTAA